The Desulfovibrio subterraneus nucleotide sequence GGAACAAAGCTGAAAAACAGCAGCTCAGGGATGGAAAGACCATCCAGCGCATTGCCGGTTGCGGCAGGCAGGCTCGCCCAGCAGAGAATGGCACCAAAGGCGTACAGATGTGGATGCATAGACCCTCCTTCAGCACTCTATGTGCGAATGATGAAGAAAGGTCTTGAACAAAATGAACGTGGCCAAACGATAAAGCTGATCAGGCCATAATGGGAGCCAGGGTATGAAGGTAATCAGGCCAGAGCAGTTGTCATGCAAGAAGCGCAGGACGGACAGAGGCCCGATAGGCTGCCGGAGTGGTTCCCGCGAGCTTTCTGAACCACCGGGTGCAGTGACTCTGATCCGCAAATCCACAGGCGGCCGCAGTGTCGGCAATGGTGCAGCCTAAACGTAACATGCGCTTGGCCTGTGCCACGCGAAGGCAGACAAGATACGCATGCGGAGAAATGCCTGCATGCTTTCTGAAAAGACGCATGAGGTGCTGGGGCGTGCAATCGGCCTCATCCGCCAGAGACAGCAGAGTATGTTCGCCGGCGTACTCATCACGCAGGCGCTCACGCACACGCCGGAACCGTTCAGACTCGCTGAACATTCCCTCGTGGCCCACTGAGGCGCGCCCCTCTCCATGCCGACTGCCCATCAGCCCGAACACCTGCGTGAACAGCGACTGGCTCTCCAGCGGATCACGGGCAGACCACAGAGCAGCATGCATGAAGGCAAGTTTGTCGTGCAGTTCGGGATCGTCATACAGCCCGTCTGCGATGATCCGGACCGGCTCGCCCATAAAGGACTCGGCCCATTCCATATCCACGTAGATGGTCCGCAGATTGCGGGGCGTC carries:
- a CDS encoding AraC family transcriptional regulator, translated to MKMPHATYHIPQGLAGVELLSCPHAEVDFPPHVHDALTIWLNDSGGEYFRFKGNTSVLGLDSFGVVNAGEVHANSGVEETPRNLRTIYVDMEWAESFMGEPVRIIADGLYDDPELHDKLAFMHAALWSARDPLESQSLFTQVFGLMGSRHGEGRASVGHEGMFSESERFRRVRERLRDEYAGEHTLLSLADEADCTPQHLMRLFRKHAGISPHAYLVCLRVAQAKRMLRLGCTIADTAAACGFADQSHCTRWFRKLAGTTPAAYRASVRPALLA